In Rhodothermus marinus DSM 4252, a single genomic region encodes these proteins:
- a CDS encoding VCBS repeat-containing protein, translating into MMHRFLLRGFRSLGLVGLLVLGGCRKPGVPADALFEELSPRQTGIRFENRLRETQEFNVFIYRNFYNGGGVGLADFNGDGQLDVFLTANQGPNRLYLNRGDWRFEDVTDAAGVAGTKPWTTGVAVADVDGNGWPDLYVCHAGPFADSLRANELYLNLGPDANGIPRFREAAAELGLADTGFSVHAVFFDYDRDGDLDVYVLNNSMRPIISLDFRNTRHERNHEGGDRLYRNDGGRFVDVSAEAGIFGPEIAFGLGVTVADLNRDGWPDLYISNDFFERDYLYINQSDGTFREVLEEAMASISLSSMGADAADIDNDGFPELFVTDMLPEDDARLKTTTTFEGWQLYQTKVENGFYHQFTRNTLQYNNGDGTFSEIGMWAGVAATDWSWAALIFDADLDGYKDIFVANGIFWDVIDQDYLEYLSAEETMRAVIREEGVDYLALIRKMPSHPLPNYAFHNNGDRTFTNRAQEWGLGRPGFSSGAAYGDLDGDGDLDLIVNDVNSPVRVYRNRARERSGGHFLQVQLIGTPPNTQGIGAQVTVLAGTQRFYQEQMPNRGFQSSVDPVLTFGLGPHDTGDAVVVVWPDGRHEVRRNVAADRRLVFRQDEATVGRPELPLLPERATPRFADVTAQVALDYRHQEDNFVDFLREGLMPWMRSREGPRMAVGDVNGDGRDDFYIGGAKGFPGVLFVQQPDGRFVRANEALFAADALSEDLGATFFDADGDGDLDLYVVSGGNAYAPRAPALQDRLYLNDGRGRFRKAVDRLPRIRSSGGPVVAADYDGDGDVDLFVGGRIEPWFYGMAPESLLLQNDGRGHFTNVTETLAPGLSRIGMVTDAAWTDFDGDGRLDLLVVGEWMPLTIFRNVGGGRLERWELPDLAETSGIWHRVAVADFDADGDPDFIATNLGLNTPLKASLESPLRLFVKDFDRNGFADHLLTRPESTAAGLRHRPLNLRRELLGQLPFLSGRIPSHAAYARMMLEDILKPEELEGAAVLEVRELRSLYVENLGGGRFRLHPLPPEAQWAPLYGLLVDDFDGDGHLDVLAGGNFRWAQTSLGLMEATYGLWLRGDGAGHFTAAMPRDSGFFVRGEVRDVQKLTRPGRPPLILVARNDDTPRFFVVRR; encoded by the coding sequence ATGATGCATCGCTTCTTGCTGCGTGGTTTCCGGAGCCTCGGTCTGGTGGGATTGCTCGTGCTGGGAGGGTGTCGCAAGCCCGGCGTGCCCGCCGACGCCCTGTTTGAGGAATTATCCCCACGCCAGACGGGCATTCGCTTCGAAAACCGCCTGCGCGAAACGCAGGAGTTCAACGTCTTTATCTACCGCAACTTTTACAACGGCGGAGGCGTCGGGCTGGCCGACTTCAACGGCGACGGACAACTGGACGTCTTTCTGACGGCCAACCAGGGTCCCAACCGGCTTTACCTGAACCGGGGCGACTGGCGCTTCGAGGACGTCACCGATGCGGCCGGCGTGGCCGGAACGAAGCCCTGGACCACCGGCGTGGCCGTGGCCGACGTCGATGGCAACGGCTGGCCCGATCTGTACGTGTGCCATGCCGGACCGTTTGCCGACAGCCTCCGCGCCAACGAGCTCTATCTGAACCTGGGGCCCGACGCGAACGGCATCCCGCGCTTCCGGGAGGCGGCCGCCGAGCTGGGCCTGGCCGACACGGGCTTTTCGGTCCATGCCGTCTTCTTCGACTACGACCGGGACGGCGACCTGGACGTCTACGTCCTGAACAACTCCATGCGGCCCATCATCAGCCTGGACTTCCGCAACACGCGTCACGAACGCAATCACGAAGGAGGCGACCGCCTCTACCGCAACGACGGCGGCCGCTTTGTGGACGTCAGTGCCGAGGCCGGCATTTTCGGGCCGGAGATTGCCTTCGGGCTGGGCGTGACCGTGGCCGATCTCAACCGCGACGGCTGGCCCGACCTCTACATCTCCAACGACTTTTTCGAGCGCGATTACCTCTATATAAACCAGAGCGACGGCACCTTCCGGGAAGTGCTGGAAGAGGCCATGGCGTCGATCAGCCTCTCGTCCATGGGCGCCGATGCGGCCGACATCGACAACGACGGCTTCCCGGAGCTTTTCGTGACGGACATGTTGCCCGAGGACGACGCCCGCCTGAAGACCACGACCACCTTCGAGGGCTGGCAGCTCTACCAGACCAAGGTGGAAAACGGTTTTTACCATCAGTTTACCCGCAACACGCTCCAGTACAACAACGGCGACGGCACCTTCAGCGAGATCGGCATGTGGGCCGGTGTGGCCGCTACCGACTGGAGCTGGGCCGCGCTGATCTTCGATGCCGACCTGGACGGCTACAAAGACATCTTTGTGGCCAACGGCATCTTCTGGGATGTGATCGATCAGGATTATCTCGAATACCTCTCGGCCGAAGAGACGATGCGGGCGGTGATCCGTGAGGAAGGCGTCGACTACCTGGCGTTGATTCGAAAAATGCCCTCGCACCCGCTCCCGAACTATGCCTTTCACAACAACGGCGACCGCACCTTCACGAACCGGGCGCAGGAATGGGGCCTAGGACGGCCGGGCTTCTCCAGCGGGGCCGCCTACGGGGATCTGGACGGTGACGGCGACCTGGACCTGATCGTCAACGACGTGAACAGTCCGGTGCGCGTCTATCGCAACCGGGCGCGCGAGCGATCCGGCGGACATTTCCTGCAGGTACAGCTGATCGGCACGCCGCCCAACACGCAGGGGATCGGTGCGCAGGTGACCGTGCTGGCCGGGACGCAGCGCTTCTATCAGGAGCAGATGCCCAACCGGGGCTTCCAGTCGTCGGTGGATCCGGTGCTGACGTTCGGACTGGGCCCGCACGACACAGGCGATGCCGTGGTCGTGGTCTGGCCCGACGGCCGCCACGAGGTGCGCCGAAATGTGGCCGCCGACCGGCGACTGGTTTTTCGCCAGGATGAGGCCACAGTGGGCCGACCTGAACTGCCGTTGTTGCCGGAGCGGGCAACGCCACGTTTTGCCGACGTGACGGCGCAGGTGGCGCTCGATTATCGGCATCAGGAGGATAACTTCGTGGACTTTCTGCGCGAGGGGCTCATGCCCTGGATGCGCTCGCGCGAAGGACCCCGGATGGCCGTGGGCGACGTGAACGGCGACGGCCGCGACGATTTCTACATCGGCGGGGCCAAGGGTTTCCCTGGCGTGCTCTTCGTGCAGCAGCCCGACGGGCGCTTTGTGCGCGCCAACGAGGCGCTGTTTGCCGCCGATGCGCTCTCGGAAGACCTGGGCGCCACGTTTTTCGACGCGGACGGCGACGGCGACCTGGACCTGTACGTGGTCAGCGGCGGCAACGCCTATGCGCCCCGCGCTCCGGCGCTTCAGGATCGGCTGTATCTGAACGACGGCCGGGGCCGCTTCCGGAAGGCCGTGGATCGGCTACCCCGGATTCGTAGCAGCGGCGGACCCGTCGTGGCTGCGGACTACGATGGCGACGGCGACGTCGATCTGTTCGTCGGCGGCCGGATCGAGCCCTGGTTTTACGGCATGGCGCCCGAGAGCCTGCTGTTGCAGAACGACGGCCGCGGGCATTTTACAAACGTTACCGAAACGCTGGCGCCCGGTCTGTCCCGCATCGGCATGGTCACCGATGCGGCCTGGACCGACTTCGACGGCGATGGCCGGCTCGATCTGCTCGTCGTGGGCGAGTGGATGCCGCTTACGATTTTCCGAAATGTCGGTGGGGGGCGGCTGGAACGCTGGGAGTTGCCCGATCTGGCCGAAACCTCGGGCATCTGGCATCGCGTGGCCGTGGCCGACTTCGACGCCGACGGCGATCCGGACTTCATCGCCACCAATCTGGGCTTGAACACGCCGCTGAAGGCATCTCTGGAAAGCCCACTCCGTCTTTTTGTGAAAGACTTCGACCGGAACGGCTTTGCCGATCATCTGCTGACCCGCCCCGAGAGTACGGCGGCCGGGCTTCGTCACCGTCCCCTGAACCTGCGTCGCGAACTGCTCGGTCAGCTTCCCTTCCTGAGCGGCCGCATTCCTTCTCATGCCGCCTATGCGCGCATGATGCTGGAAGACATCCTGAAGCCGGAGGAACTGGAGGGAGCCGCCGTGCTGGAAGTCCGCGAATTGCGCAGCCTGTACGTGGAAAATCTCGGCGGCGGACGCTTTCGGCTGCATCCGCTCCCGCCCGAGGCGCAGTGGGCGCCGCTCTACGGGCTGCTGGTGGATGATTTCGACGGCGACGGCCACCTGGACGTGCTGGCCGGAGGCAACTTCCGTTGGGCGCAGACCAGTCTGGGCCTGATGGAAGCGACTTACGGCCTCTGGCTCCGGGGCGATGGGGCCGGGCATTTCACGGCGGCCATGCCTCGGGACAGCGGCTTTTTCGTGCGGGGTGAGGTGCGGGACGTTCAGAAACTGACCCGCCCGGGCCGGCCTCCGCTGATCCTGGTGGCCCGCAACGACGACACGCCCCGGTTTTTTGTCGTACGACGGTAA